GCCGAGGCGCTCCGGCATGCCGTCGAGACGGCCGCCGGCTGGCGAGTCGCGGTTGCCGGGCCAGGCCGAGCGGGGCTCGGAGCGGCCCTGGCCACCGGACCCTCCGTCGCCCTGGTCGGCTGCGGCGTGCTCGGCGACCTCCCGACCGGGTCCCCGGTGCCGGTCCTGGCGGTCGGGGACGACACGCGGCCAGCCGACCTGCGCGCGGCGCTCACGGCTGGCGCTCACGGCCTGGTCGCATGGCCGGACGACGTGGCCGACCTGGCCGCCGAGCTCGCCCGGGTGTCGGCCACGGCGCGGCCCCGCACGGTCGAGGAGTCGCCCAGCCTCGTCATCGCCGCTCGCGGGGTGCAGGGTGGGGCCGGAACGACCACCTTGGCCACCCATCTCGCCGGCGCCTGGGCTCGCTGGGGGCCGGCGCCGGTTCTGCTGGTCGATCTTGCCGGCGGTCTTGCGTTCCGCCTCGACCTGGTCGCCGGTGCGTGGACCTGGTCGGCGCTGACGTCGACGGCGACCGGCGTCGACGGCGTCTCCCTGGCCGACGCTCTGGCCGAGCCGTGGCCCGGTCTGGCCGTCCTGCCCCTGCCGAGCCTGGCCGACGGGGGGCCCGAGCCGGTACCCGAGCCGTGGATCATCCAGTCCGTGCTCGAGGCCGCACGCTCGGTGTACCGGGTGGTGGTCGTGGACCTGCCGCCCATGGGCGGTCCGTCTGTGGACGCCGCACTCGGGCAGGCCGACGTGCTGCTCGCGATCAGCCGTCCGGAGTCCGGCGGGGTACGGGCCATCCAGACGGCACTGGACGCCTGGGCCGGGGTGCACGACCCGGATACGGCAGGCGCGGTGCTCACAGGGGCTCGGGCCCGCGCGCCCGTCGCCATCCGGGACGTGCGTGGCGCCTTGGGCGAGCGGCTGTGGGCGCTCATCCCAGCCGCTCCCGCCGAGC
This portion of the Actinomycetes bacterium genome encodes:
- a CDS encoding cellulose synthase operon protein YhjQ/BcsQ, which gives rise to MALASGNDSLPLVVIAHDDPGTAEALRHAVETAAGWRVAVAGPGRAGLGAALATGPSVALVGCGVLGDLPTGSPVPVLAVGDDTRPADLRAALTAGAHGLVAWPDDVADLAAELARVSATARPRTVEESPSLVIAARGVQGGAGTTTLATHLAGAWARWGPAPVLLVDLAGGLAFRLDLVAGAWTWSALTSTATGVDGVSLADALAEPWPGLAVLPLPSLADGGPEPVPEPWIIQSVLEAARSVYRVVVVDLPPMGGPSVDAALGQADVLLAISRPESGGVRAIQTALDAWAGVHDPDTAGAVLTGARARAPVAIRDVRGALGERLWALIPAAPAELAAAAEDGVLLLDRPQLPAVQAMLSLANRVVPFPAAAVAR